The Bradyrhizobium barranii subsp. barranii genome segment GGAAGGCGTCGAGCGTCGAGCGGTGGCCGATCGAGACGAGGGTGGCCTGCGGCAGCTTCTCCGCCAGCAGCCGGTACAACCGGGCTTCCGATGGTTCGTCCAGCGACGCCGTGGCCTCGTCGAGGAACAGATAATCCGGCACGTGCAGCAGGGCGCGCGCGAGCCCCAGGCGCTGCTGCTCGCCGAGCGAGAGCGTCCTGTTCCAATGACCGTCCTCGTCGAGTCGCTCGGCCAGCTTCGGCATGCCGACCGCAATGAGTGCGTCCCGGATTTTCTCCGGTGCGACGGCGCCATGTTCTGCCGGGTAGATGACCGCGTCGCCTAGCGGGCCGATCGGGAAGTAGGGGCGCTGCGGTAGCATCATCAGCTTCGATTTCCCGGGTATGGCGATGGTGCCGGTGCCGAACGGCCAGACGCCGGCAATGGCCCGGAAAAGCGTCGACTTGCCGGAGCCCGACGGCCCGGTCACCAAGACCCGCTCCGCCGGTTGGATCGTGAAGGCATCGGCTGCGACCAGAGGCGCACCGTTCGGTAGCTTCACGAGCAGCTGCTTGAGCGCGATCGCCGTCGTGCTGCCGGATGGTGCAAGGCCGATGGTCGGCTCATGCGTCGGCGGGTGTGCGGCCGAGGCCACCGACATCTCGAAGCCGTCGAGACGGGCGACGATCGCGCGCCATTCCGCCAGCGCCCGGTAGGCCACCACGAAGAACGACAGCGCACCCTGGACGCTCGAGAAGGCCGATGCCGTCTGCATCATGTCGCCGAGCTGGATCTTCTTGGCGAAGAAGGCTGGCGCCACCAGCACGTAGGGAAAGATCACGGCAGCCTGCTGATAGCTCGCCGTGAACGCGGTGAGGCGCTTGGTCCGGCTCATGATGGCGTACCAGTTGCCGATCACGAAGCCAAAGCGACGGAAGAGACCGCCGCGTTCGGCACCCTCGCCCTTGAGCAGCGCGATCTGCTCGGAATTCTCGCGGACGCGGACGAGGTTGAAGCGGAAGTCGGCCTCATAGCGCTGTTGCTCGAAATTGAGATTGACCAGCGGGGCGCCGATCCAGTGCGTCAACGCGGTGCCGAAGATCGCGTAGATCAGCGCGCCCCAGCACAGGTAGCCGGGGATCATGAGATCGGTGCCGAACAGGTGCAGCGGCGCGGCGTTGGACAGGCCCCAGAGGATGATCACGAAGGAGAACAGCGTCACGATCGACGAGAGCAGGCCCAGTCCGATCGTCAGGGTCTGCTCGACAAAGTTCTTGACGTCGTCGGTGATGCGCTGGTCCGGGTTGTCGGCCGCATCGCCCTTGAGCTGCATGCGGTAATGCGTCGAGCCGTCGAGCCATTCGCGGAGATAGTGTTGGGTGAGCCACTGCCGCCAGCGGATCTGGAGCCACTGGTTCAGGTACAGCTTGTAGACCGCCAGCGCGATCGCCGTGAAGGCGAGGCCGATGAAGATCCAGATCTGCGTGACGAAGGCGTCCCAGTCGCTGTTCTGGAGCGCGCTGTAGAACCGGTTCTGCCACTGGTTCACCAGCACGTCGATCGCGACCAGCGCCAGCTCGATCGCGATCACGGCGGCGAGCAGGCCGCGGCCGACCCACTTGTCCTCCGATCGGAAATAGGGGGCGGCGATTCGCCAGACGATCGCGAGCGTGGCGCTGATGTTCTTCACAGAGCTCTGTCTCCTGAGGGGATGTGCACAACGCCCATAGGCCAAATGGCTGTGGCAACGGCAGAAAGCGCTTAGACTAAAGTCGCAAGTTCAGCAATTTGCGTTGGCTTGTCGCAGCTTGCAACCCTAGCATGGGTACAACGGCGCGGGGTGGGGGCCTCCGGGACTTCGCGGGCTTGTGAGCGGACGGGAACCGCCGCACTCGCGAGGAATTCGCGTCCAGCTCGGGGGTTATCGCTTCCAGCGTCAAGCAGGTTCGGCTGTCCACGCGGGCCGCCTGCCGCAACAGGCGTGGGGGAGGAAGACCATGTGGAATCAAGTCTATGACCCGCTGCACAGCCCGGTGCTGTCGACGATCGCGGCGGCAATACCCGTCGTCACGCTGCTGATCCTGATCGCGAGCGGTCGCGTCCAGGCCCATATTGCTGCAATCATCGCCGTGATCGTGGCCAACCTGATCACGATCTTCGTGTTCACCATGCCGGCGAACATGTCGATCCGCGCCTCGATCCTCGGCATCGTGACCGGCTTCTTCCCGATCGGCTGGATCGTTCTCAACGTCATCTTCCTCTACCAGGTGACGGTCACCACCGGGCGCTTCGAGCTGCTCAAGCGCGCGGTCGGCGGCGTCACCGAGGACCGGCGGCTGCAATTGCTGCTGATCGCGTTCTCCTTCGGCGCGTTCTTCGAGGGAGCCTCGGGCTTCGGCACGCCGGTCGCCATCACGGGCGCCGTGCTGATCGGGCTCGGCTTCTCGCCGCTCGCGGCCTCCGGCCTGTCGCTGATCGCCAATACCGCGCCGGTCGCTTTTGGCGCGCTGGGCACGCCGATCCAGGGTCTTGCCTCGGTCACCGGCCTTGATCCCTACATCCTCGGCGCGATGGTCGGACGGCAGTTGCCGATCTTCTCTCTGATCGTGCCGTTCTGGGTGGTGTGGGCGTTTGCGGGTTGGAAGGGCATGAAGGACGTCTGGCCGGCGATCCTCGTCACCGGCGTGTCGTTCGCGGTCCCGCAATTCGTGATCTCGAACTTCATCAATCCCTGGATCGTCGACATCGGGGCGTCGCTGATCTCGATGGGCGCGCTGATCCTGTTCCTGAAGGTCTGGCAGCCCAGGCAGCTCTGGTTGTCGCCGGCGCTGCGCGGGAACGATGAATCGGCCTCCACCATGGCCGCGGCCAAGCCGCTCGATAAGACGCCGCTGACGCAGAGCGAGCTGTTCAGCGCGCTGCTGCCGTGGATCATCGTCTGCATCGTGATGCTGGTCTGGGGCAATGGCGGCTTCAAGACCTGGGCGAACTCGATCTTCACCTGGAACTATCCCGTTCCCGAACTGCATCAGATGATCAACAAGATGCCGCCGGTCGCGCCAGGGCCGACAAAAGAGAGCGCGGTGTTCGGCTTCACCTACCTGTCCTTCACCGGCACGGGCATGCTGATCGCCGCGATCATCTCAGGCTTCCTGATGGGTGTCGGTCCCGGCAGGCTGCTGATCCAATACGGCCGCACCATCAGGCTCTGCGCGATCTCGCTGATCACGATCTCGGCGATGCTCGCAATCGGCACGCTGACGCGGCTCTCCGGCGTCGACGCAACGCTCGGCCTCGCCTTTGCCGCAACCGGCGTGCTCTATCCCTTCTTCGGCACGCTGCTCGGCTGGCTCGGCGTGGCGCTGACGGGGTCGGACACTGCCTCCAACGTGCTGTTCGGAAACCTCCAGAAGATCACCTCCGAGCAGCTCGGCCTGTCGCCGATCCTGATGGCCGCGGCCAACTCGTCCGGCGGCGTGATGGGCAAGATGATCGACGCGCAATCGATCGTGGTCGCCTCCACTGCCACCAACTGGTACGGCCATGAGGGCACGATCCTGCGCTTCGTGTTCTGGCACTCGATCGTGCTGGCCTCTCTGGTCGGCCTGTTCGTGACGTTGCAGGCCTATGTCTGGCCGTTCACGGCGATGGTGCTGAAGTAGCAGGCCACGCCTCGCTTCAACGCAAATCCCCGCAGGGCTTCGCCGCCTTGCGGGGATTTTTGCATCTAAAGTATGATCCGGAAAAGTGCGAACCGGTTTTCCGAAAAGATCATGCTCAAACAACAACCTGAAGCGCGATGACGATTCGTCCCAATCTCATCGCGCTTTAGCCTCCGCGAACCTTCTCAACGGCGCCGCCGTCTTATAGAACGTGCCGCAAATCAGGTCGGTCGAGAGGTCTCATGGTTTCGCTCAAGCAGATGGCGTGTTTGGCGGTTGCAATGCTCGCGATGTCCACGCTCGCGCGTGCCGAGGACGGTTTTCCGTTCGGTACCGAGATGACGCTGGAGGCCCTGCCGCAGCCGGGCTCGAAGCGGATTCCGAACATCGAGATCGGCGACAATGGCGAAGTCGTGCTGGAGCTCTGGTGCAAGGGTGGCAAGGGCCAGTTCTCGGTCGCCGGCAACACGGTGATCTTCGTCCCCGGCCAGATCCAGGACCGTTCCTGTCCGCCGGCCAGGGCGCAGGCCGACGACGAACTCGTCGCGTCGCTGAGCAGCGTCGAGACCTGGAAGCGTCAGGGCGACGTACTGACACTGATCGGTCCCAAGCCGCTGCGCTTCAGGACGACGGGGAATTGAGGCGCGATCGCTGTCGTGCCCCGGCTTGACCGGGGCACCCAGTACGCCGCGGCCTCTCAATTCAACCACAACTGTCTCGGAGTACTGGATCGCCCGGTCAAGCCGGGCGATGACGGCGAGAGTGGGTGTCTGCGCCTACTTCCACACTGACTTGTCGGCGTCCCAGCGCTGGCCCTTCAGCTCTTTCACGAGCGCTTCGATCGAGCCGTTATCGTCGGGCTGATCGCCTTCCTCGTCGGCCGAAGCGTCATCCGAGAGATTGAGCTTGGCGCCGCTGCTCTCATCGGCGGTCGTGGTCGAGGGGCTGCCGATCCAGAGCATCAGTTTGTCGGTCGTGCCGGGCTTGTCGGGCGAGATCAGGCCTGCAACCT includes the following:
- a CDS encoding ABC transporter ATP-binding protein/permease; the encoded protein is MKNISATLAIVWRIAAPYFRSEDKWVGRGLLAAVIAIELALVAIDVLVNQWQNRFYSALQNSDWDAFVTQIWIFIGLAFTAIALAVYKLYLNQWLQIRWRQWLTQHYLREWLDGSTHYRMQLKGDAADNPDQRITDDVKNFVEQTLTIGLGLLSSIVTLFSFVIILWGLSNAAPLHLFGTDLMIPGYLCWGALIYAIFGTALTHWIGAPLVNLNFEQQRYEADFRFNLVRVRENSEQIALLKGEGAERGGLFRRFGFVIGNWYAIMSRTKRLTAFTASYQQAAVIFPYVLVAPAFFAKKIQLGDMMQTASAFSSVQGALSFFVVAYRALAEWRAIVARLDGFEMSVASAAHPPTHEPTIGLAPSGSTTAIALKQLLVKLPNGAPLVAADAFTIQPAERVLVTGPSGSGKSTLFRAIAGVWPFGTGTIAIPGKSKLMMLPQRPYFPIGPLGDAVIYPAEHGAVAPEKIRDALIAVGMPKLAERLDEDGHWNRTLSLGEQQRLGLARALLHVPDYLFLDEATASLDEPSEARLYRLLAEKLPQATLVSIGHRSTLDAFHTRKVALVKDGEIHVLGKDGEPAQAEPTAAS
- a CDS encoding L-lactate permease yields the protein MWNQVYDPLHSPVLSTIAAAIPVVTLLILIASGRVQAHIAAIIAVIVANLITIFVFTMPANMSIRASILGIVTGFFPIGWIVLNVIFLYQVTVTTGRFELLKRAVGGVTEDRRLQLLLIAFSFGAFFEGASGFGTPVAITGAVLIGLGFSPLAASGLSLIANTAPVAFGALGTPIQGLASVTGLDPYILGAMVGRQLPIFSLIVPFWVVWAFAGWKGMKDVWPAILVTGVSFAVPQFVISNFINPWIVDIGASLISMGALILFLKVWQPRQLWLSPALRGNDESASTMAAAKPLDKTPLTQSELFSALLPWIIVCIVMLVWGNGGFKTWANSIFTWNYPVPELHQMINKMPPVAPGPTKESAVFGFTYLSFTGTGMLIAAIISGFLMGVGPGRLLIQYGRTIRLCAISLITISAMLAIGTLTRLSGVDATLGLAFAATGVLYPFFGTLLGWLGVALTGSDTASNVLFGNLQKITSEQLGLSPILMAAANSSGGVMGKMIDAQSIVVASTATNWYGHEGTILRFVFWHSIVLASLVGLFVTLQAYVWPFTAMVLK
- a CDS encoding META domain-containing protein — encoded protein: MVSLKQMACLAVAMLAMSTLARAEDGFPFGTEMTLEALPQPGSKRIPNIEIGDNGEVVLELWCKGGKGQFSVAGNTVIFVPGQIQDRSCPPARAQADDELVASLSSVETWKRQGDVLTLIGPKPLRFRTTGN